One genomic window of Laspinema palackyanum D2c includes the following:
- a CDS encoding DUF1822 family protein has protein sequence MTNLTIPMLIARTSRRLAKQFALEQPNRQKAEQVYFNTLAVCVVKDYLEWMGIATEVSAAESWNAIARLGSNVADLPVTGLGRIECRPMREHEPTCHIPREVWCDRLGYVVVEIQDSLKEATILGFINRIDSQQFALNQLQPIETLLTTLAELRLGVSSNNAIASNSPRVLLSQWLQGSFAESWQSFAAIFGEETLAYHFRNSPREGDGGVERAKLIDLEIQFATQVVVLLVALTPEGDRIAVRVRLYPPDGETYLPQNLRLALLSPEGDVLQEVRSRRQDNYIQLPRFTGEPGERFSIQVALENATIVEHFEI, from the coding sequence GAAAGCTGAACAAGTTTATTTTAATACTTTGGCTGTTTGCGTGGTGAAGGATTATTTGGAATGGATGGGAATTGCTACTGAAGTGAGTGCGGCAGAAAGTTGGAATGCGATCGCTCGTTTAGGAAGCAATGTTGCTGATTTACCCGTGACGGGATTGGGACGGATCGAATGTCGTCCGATGCGAGAACATGAACCCACTTGTCACATTCCCCGGGAAGTTTGGTGCGATCGCCTGGGGTATGTGGTGGTAGAAATTCAAGACTCGCTGAAGGAAGCAACGATTTTGGGATTCATCAACCGGATTGATTCTCAACAGTTTGCACTGAATCAATTGCAACCGATTGAAACCTTACTAACAACTTTGGCAGAGTTGCGCCTTGGGGTTTCTTCTAACAATGCGATCGCCTCCAACTCTCCTAGGGTGCTACTCAGTCAATGGTTGCAAGGCTCTTTTGCCGAGTCTTGGCAATCGTTTGCAGCAATTTTTGGGGAAGAAACACTCGCTTATCATTTCCGAAATTCTCCCCGAGAAGGGGATGGGGGAGTGGAACGCGCAAAACTGATAGACTTAGAAATACAGTTTGCTACCCAAGTGGTGGTGTTGTTGGTGGCACTAACACCAGAAGGCGATCGCATTGCCGTCAGAGTGCGACTCTATCCCCCCGATGGAGAAACTTATTTACCGCAGAATCTGAGATTGGCATTGCTGTCACCAGAGGGGGATGTTCTCCAAGAAGTGCGTTCCCGGCGTCAGGATAACTATATCCAACTTCCCCGCTTTACGGGTGAACCGGGGGAACGGTTTTCTATCCAAGTTGCGCTAGAAAATGCGACAATTGTCGAACACTTTGAAATTTAA